A portion of the Edaphobacter lichenicola genome contains these proteins:
- a CDS encoding DUF503 domain-containing protein, with the protein MPIAKLTIEIEIPHAQSLKDRRRVLRSIKDKLRHSFNLSVAELDEGVVWNRATLGVAAISSSANYLTGQMHLIDQAVHRIAAASSTEVVDSYAEILPE; encoded by the coding sequence ATGCCAATAGCCAAACTCACCATCGAAATCGAAATCCCCCACGCCCAGTCCCTCAAGGACCGCCGCCGAGTCCTTCGCTCAATAAAAGATAAGCTCCGTCACAGCTTCAACTTATCGGTAGCCGAACTCGACGAAGGAGTGGTCTGGAATCGCGCTACGCTGGGTGTCGCTGCCATCTCCTCCTCTGCCAACTATTTGACCGGACAAATGCATCTGATTGACCAGGCCGTGCACCGAATAGCAGCAGCTTCCAGTACAGAAGTTGTCGACTCCTATGCCGAAATCCTGCCCGAATAG
- a CDS encoding class I SAM-dependent methyltransferase, which yields MASLQQQLGPIDIYLFDQLSRGNITPGMRILDAGCGSGRNLVYLLREGYNVSGVDENPEAIEQTRALAASLAPTLPAENFRVEPIERMSLPDASFDVVLCSAVLHFSRDDDHFHAMLQNLWRVLKPGGLFFCRLASTIGMSHRHLAGHRYLAPDGVERFCVDEPFLMQLTEKLNGQLVDPIKTTVIQNQRCMTTWVLEKRSTKRP from the coding sequence ATGGCCTCACTACAACAACAGCTCGGCCCCATCGACATCTATCTCTTCGACCAACTTAGCCGCGGCAACATCACCCCCGGCATGCGAATCCTCGACGCCGGCTGCGGCTCCGGTCGCAACCTCGTCTATCTTCTCCGCGAAGGCTATAACGTCTCCGGCGTCGACGAGAATCCAGAAGCCATCGAGCAGACCCGGGCTCTCGCCGCATCGCTGGCCCCCACCCTTCCCGCAGAAAACTTTCGCGTCGAACCCATCGAGCGTATGTCCCTCCCCGATGCATCCTTCGACGTCGTCCTCTGCAGCGCAGTCCTCCACTTCTCCCGCGACGACGACCACTTCCACGCCATGCTGCAAAACCTCTGGCGTGTCCTGAAGCCCGGCGGGCTCTTCTTCTGCCGGCTCGCCTCCACCATCGGCATGTCGCACCGTCACCTCGCCGGCCATCGCTACCTGGCGCCCGACGGAGTCGAACGCTTCTGCGTCGACGAACCGTTCCTCATGCAGCTCACCGAGAAGCTCAATGGCCAACTCGTCGACCCAATCAAGACCACCGTCATCCAGAACCAACGCTGCATGACCACCTGGGTCCTGGAGAAACGCAGCACAAAACGACCCTAA
- a CDS encoding YciI family protein → MPQYLLANYLPDNFDPSTVTEATVQAINDLNEELEAAGARLMACGLSPASQAKSVRGQPNGEALITDGPYLEAKEHIGGFWILEAADMDEALAWARKASFDPRSRGEVREIPYSSLAGGTPHPSRVKP, encoded by the coding sequence ATGCCACAATATTTGCTTGCGAATTACCTTCCCGACAACTTCGACCCGTCAACAGTAACCGAAGCGACGGTACAGGCTATTAATGATCTCAACGAAGAGTTGGAAGCTGCCGGTGCCAGGCTCATGGCGTGCGGCCTCAGCCCAGCCAGCCAGGCGAAGTCGGTGCGGGGGCAGCCCAATGGCGAAGCGCTCATAACCGACGGCCCATATCTGGAAGCCAAGGAGCACATCGGCGGTTTTTGGATATTGGAAGCCGCTGACATGGACGAGGCACTGGCTTGGGCCCGCAAGGCTTCGTTCGATCCCCGGTCGCGGGGCGAGGTGCGCGAGATCCCATACAGCAGCCTGGCGGGCGGCACACCTCACCCATCCCGGGTAAAGCCGTGA
- the dcp gene encoding peptidyl-dipeptidase Dcp, giving the protein MRSLLRWVYLPVFAGAIVSSAQVAVAQAKSAEFGPSNPFYAKSTLPFQAPPFDKIKDSDYQPAIEAGMAEQLKEMKAIADDAAAPTFDNTIVAMEKTGALFDRAMAAFSGVAGANTNPELERIQQELAPKLAAHRDAIYLNETLFHRVAAVYEARASLKLSPEGLRLVEVKYRDFVHAGANLSDADKAELKKINAEESTLSNAFRTKVLAGTKDGAYFTTDKSALAGLTDAEVSAAAAAAKDRKKDGWLLPLQNTTQQPSLASLRERSTRKALFENSWTRTERGDANDTRETIARLAQLRAAKGKLLGHDSYAGWKLEDQMAKTPENALKFMDALVAPSTANAADEAKDIQAVIDAQKGGFSVEPWDWEFYSEQVRKAKYDLDESQVRPYFELNNVLQNGVFYAANQLYGISFKERKDIPVWNPDVRVFEVSEADGKPLALFYCDYYKRDNKNGGAWMSSFVDQSKLTGALPVVYNVANLPKPAEGEPALISFSDVVTMFHEFGHGLHGMFAASEYPSLSGTSVARDFVEFPSQFNEHWATYPAIFSHYAKHYKTGEPMPAELAAKIKKAEDFNQGYALTELLAAAELDMQWHTLPVGEGLQEPDAFEKAALAKKGFTLSYVPPRYRSSYFSHIWGGGYAAGYYAYLWSEMLDDDAFQWFQDHGGLTRANGDRFRAMVLSRGNTEDLAKMYAAWLGSEPKIEPMLKYRGLEKTAAK; this is encoded by the coding sequence ATGCGGAGTTTGCTGCGGTGGGTTTATCTGCCGGTGTTTGCGGGAGCGATTGTGAGTAGCGCACAGGTTGCAGTTGCACAGGCGAAGAGCGCGGAGTTTGGTCCGTCGAATCCGTTTTATGCGAAGAGCACGCTGCCGTTTCAGGCTCCTCCATTCGACAAGATTAAGGACAGTGACTATCAGCCTGCGATTGAAGCGGGGATGGCGGAGCAGTTGAAGGAGATGAAGGCGATCGCGGACGATGCGGCTGCGCCTACGTTTGATAACACGATTGTGGCGATGGAAAAGACCGGCGCTTTATTCGATCGTGCGATGGCTGCGTTCAGCGGTGTTGCAGGTGCGAATACGAATCCTGAGTTGGAGAGGATTCAGCAGGAGCTGGCTCCGAAGCTGGCGGCACACCGGGATGCGATCTATCTGAATGAGACGCTGTTTCATCGTGTGGCAGCGGTGTATGAGGCGCGGGCTTCGCTGAAGCTGAGCCCGGAGGGGCTGCGGCTGGTGGAGGTGAAGTACAGGGATTTTGTGCATGCGGGCGCGAACTTGTCCGACGCGGATAAAGCGGAGCTGAAGAAGATCAATGCGGAGGAGTCGACGTTATCGAATGCCTTCAGAACCAAGGTGCTTGCGGGGACGAAGGATGGCGCGTACTTCACTACGGACAAGAGTGCGTTGGCTGGGTTGACGGATGCGGAGGTGAGCGCGGCGGCTGCGGCGGCGAAGGATCGGAAGAAGGATGGTTGGTTGCTTCCGCTGCAGAACACGACGCAGCAACCTTCTCTTGCGTCGTTGCGTGAGCGGAGTACGCGGAAGGCGCTGTTTGAGAACTCGTGGACGCGGACGGAGCGCGGCGATGCCAACGATACGCGGGAGACGATCGCGCGGCTGGCGCAGTTGCGTGCAGCGAAGGGAAAGCTGCTGGGGCATGACAGCTATGCAGGATGGAAGCTGGAAGATCAGATGGCGAAGACGCCGGAGAATGCGCTGAAGTTTATGGACGCGCTGGTCGCGCCGTCGACGGCGAATGCGGCGGATGAGGCGAAGGATATTCAGGCGGTGATCGATGCTCAGAAGGGTGGATTTTCGGTCGAGCCTTGGGATTGGGAGTTCTACTCGGAGCAGGTGCGGAAGGCGAAGTACGATCTGGATGAGTCGCAGGTGCGGCCTTACTTTGAGTTGAACAATGTGCTGCAGAATGGCGTGTTCTATGCGGCGAATCAGTTGTACGGAATAAGTTTTAAGGAGCGCAAGGATATTCCGGTGTGGAATCCGGACGTGCGGGTATTCGAAGTGTCGGAGGCGGATGGCAAGCCGCTGGCGCTGTTCTATTGCGACTACTACAAGCGGGACAATAAGAACGGCGGGGCGTGGATGAGCAGCTTCGTCGACCAGTCGAAGCTGACGGGGGCATTGCCGGTTGTGTATAACGTGGCGAATCTGCCGAAGCCTGCGGAGGGTGAACCTGCGCTGATCAGCTTCAGCGACGTGGTGACGATGTTCCATGAGTTTGGACATGGGCTGCATGGGATGTTTGCGGCGAGTGAGTATCCGAGCCTGTCGGGGACTTCGGTGGCGCGGGATTTTGTGGAGTTTCCATCGCAGTTCAATGAGCATTGGGCGACGTATCCGGCGATCTTCAGCCACTATGCGAAGCACTACAAGACGGGTGAACCGATGCCGGCGGAGTTGGCGGCGAAGATCAAGAAGGCGGAGGACTTCAACCAGGGGTATGCGCTGACGGAGTTGCTGGCGGCAGCGGAGCTGGATATGCAGTGGCACACGCTGCCGGTGGGTGAGGGTTTGCAGGAGCCGGATGCGTTTGAGAAGGCGGCGCTGGCGAAGAAGGGGTTCACGCTGAGCTATGTGCCGCCGCGGTATCGGTCGAGCTATTTTTCGCATATCTGGGGCGGGGGCTATGCGGCGGGCTACTATGCGTATCTGTGGAGCGAGATGTTGGATGACGATGCGTTCCAGTGGTTTCAGGATCACGGTGGGTTGACGCGCGCGAATGGCGACCGCTTCCGCGCGATGGTGCTGTCGCGTGGAAACACGGAGGACCTGGCGAAGATGTACGCTGCCTGGCTGGGGAGTGAACCGAAGATCGAGCCGATGCTGAAGTATCGCGGGTTGGAGAAGACGGCCGCCAAGTAA
- the rbfA gene encoding 30S ribosome-binding factor RbfA: MPEQRARTYHRNRVANTFSEEIGAMLEGELSDPRIAPSYVTEVVLAPGGKSARIFVAVHGNEEEEASTLEGLTTARAYIRSQLRDRMGVRHVPELTFAIDRSEKMTGRMEELLARTRKREQKRAASEPPATTLASGVPAKS, encoded by the coding sequence ATGCCCGAGCAACGAGCCAGAACGTATCACCGCAACCGCGTCGCCAACACCTTCTCCGAGGAGATCGGAGCCATGCTTGAAGGTGAGCTCTCCGATCCCCGCATCGCCCCAAGTTACGTCACCGAAGTCGTCCTTGCGCCCGGCGGCAAGTCCGCCCGCATCTTCGTCGCCGTCCACGGCAACGAGGAGGAGGAAGCCTCCACATTAGAGGGTCTTACCACTGCCCGAGCCTACATCCGCTCCCAGCTCCGTGATCGTATGGGCGTCCGCCACGTCCCCGAGCTCACCTTCGCCATCGATCGCTCCGAGAAGATGACCGGACGGATGGAGGAACTCCTCGCCCGAACACGCAAGCGCGAGCAGAAGCGCGCCGCATCGGAACCGCCCGCGACCACTCTGGCCTCAGGGGTTCCAGCCAAGTCATGA
- a CDS encoding DHH family phosphoesterase encodes MTPKTQILEVQPHAARIDDLLAAFRSHPRFLLTSHTRPDGDAIGSVLALAEVLDQLGCQADVVFADPIPTTYLTLPNVDRIRHTPSATDIDPSGNTPAILLECDGIARTGLLGLEDRTLINIDHHASGRPFASVNWIDENACAVAAMVYHIAVAANVDITPSMATCIYAGVLSDTGSFTYSSTTADTFALVQALADRGANPSQIARDIYHSNPASKIRLLGIALSNLQCSDDIAWTWVTSEDMDSVGAVAEDCEGVVNYLISIAGVESAVFLREVPDVSQFRLSIRSKGKTDVAKIAEHFGGGGHRSASGCTLDGPLDIAIDQILTQLRAGL; translated from the coding sequence ATGACCCCAAAAACCCAGATCCTCGAAGTTCAGCCGCACGCAGCCCGAATCGATGATCTGCTGGCGGCCTTCCGCTCCCACCCCCGCTTCCTCCTCACCTCTCACACCCGCCCGGACGGCGATGCCATCGGCTCAGTCCTGGCGCTCGCCGAGGTGCTCGACCAGCTCGGCTGCCAGGCTGACGTTGTGTTTGCCGACCCGATCCCCACCACCTATCTCACCCTCCCCAACGTAGACCGCATCCGCCACACCCCCTCCGCCACCGACATCGATCCCAGCGGAAATACCCCCGCCATCCTGCTGGAGTGTGACGGTATCGCCCGAACTGGACTTCTCGGTCTCGAAGATCGCACACTTATCAACATTGACCACCACGCCAGCGGCCGCCCCTTCGCCTCCGTCAATTGGATCGACGAAAACGCCTGCGCCGTTGCCGCCATGGTTTACCACATCGCCGTTGCCGCAAACGTCGACATCACGCCCTCGATGGCCACCTGCATCTACGCCGGCGTCCTCTCCGACACAGGTTCTTTCACCTACTCCAGCACGACAGCCGACACGTTTGCGCTGGTTCAGGCCCTCGCCGATCGCGGAGCAAACCCCAGCCAGATCGCACGCGACATCTACCACTCAAACCCAGCCAGCAAGATTCGTTTGCTCGGCATTGCACTCTCTAACCTCCAATGCAGCGACGACATCGCCTGGACGTGGGTCACCAGCGAGGACATGGATAGCGTTGGAGCCGTCGCCGAGGATTGTGAAGGCGTCGTGAACTACCTCATCAGCATCGCCGGCGTTGAGTCTGCCGTTTTTCTACGAGAGGTTCCGGACGTCAGTCAGTTTCGCCTCAGTATCCGCAGCAAGGGAAAGACGGACGTCGCGAAGATCGCCGAGCACTTCGGCGGCGGCGGCCATCGCAGCGCCAGCGGATGCACTCTCGACGGCCCACTCGATATCGCCATCGATCAAATCCTCACTCAGCTCCGGGCAGGACTCTGA
- a CDS encoding cytochrome c3 family protein, whose protein sequence is MSGRLRATPEGCKRVRVKFSLILVVFLFATSLCGGMQAQTPTAHFVGSESCKNCHAATYNGWKQTRMANVVRDPKAHPQAVLADFTHPDPLVTFKLDDVAFVYGSRWKQRFFTKRGDDYYPEPAQWDVKKGRWLPYHAEPGTDWWLPFYGPSNFDRPTGPTCDGCHSVNYDVETKHVTEWNVGCEKCHGPGSLHVAHPTRSNIVNPNRLDSVLGNDTCIQCHSQGRPVSNPIAGSYFDWPVGFLPGERLVDFWRLEELKSGVTNFFQYADLTAHKNRMQGNDFVQSNMYHRQIRCFDCHQVHSNQNESNLIAKGNAVCLSCHTKENPAGLSGTVSEHTHHAAGSAGSQCVSCHMPKIEQTIKDNYVSAHTFRFISPTETEQSGIPNPCTSCHTDKSAGWAINELRGWKTTSPWRVAQ, encoded by the coding sequence ATGAGCGGTCGTCTACGAGCGACACCCGAAGGCTGCAAGAGGGTGCGGGTCAAATTCTCGCTGATCCTTGTCGTTTTTCTCTTTGCAACTTCGCTTTGTGGTGGAATGCAGGCGCAGACACCGACTGCTCACTTTGTCGGCTCGGAGAGTTGCAAGAACTGCCACGCTGCCACGTACAACGGATGGAAACAGACTCGGATGGCCAATGTGGTGCGCGACCCGAAGGCGCATCCGCAGGCTGTGCTTGCGGATTTTACTCATCCTGATCCGCTGGTCACCTTCAAGCTCGATGATGTTGCGTTTGTATATGGGAGCCGGTGGAAGCAGCGATTTTTTACGAAGCGCGGGGATGACTATTATCCGGAGCCGGCACAGTGGGATGTAAAGAAGGGGCGATGGCTGCCGTATCACGCGGAGCCAGGCACGGACTGGTGGCTGCCGTTCTATGGCCCGAGCAACTTTGACCGGCCAACCGGGCCTACGTGCGATGGGTGTCATTCGGTGAACTATGACGTTGAGACCAAGCATGTGACCGAGTGGAATGTGGGTTGCGAAAAGTGCCATGGGCCGGGGAGTCTGCATGTTGCGCATCCGACTCGGAGTAATATCGTCAATCCAAATCGTCTTGACTCTGTACTCGGGAACGATACATGTATCCAGTGCCATAGCCAGGGGCGTCCGGTGTCGAATCCGATTGCTGGAAGTTACTTTGACTGGCCGGTGGGTTTTCTGCCGGGAGAGCGGCTGGTTGATTTCTGGCGGCTGGAGGAGTTGAAGTCAGGGGTGACGAACTTTTTTCAGTACGCTGATCTGACTGCACACAAGAACAGGATGCAGGGGAACGATTTTGTTCAGAGCAATATGTACCACCGGCAGATACGGTGCTTCGACTGTCATCAGGTGCATAGCAATCAGAACGAGTCGAACCTGATTGCGAAGGGCAATGCTGTCTGCCTGTCCTGTCATACGAAGGAGAATCCTGCTGGTTTGTCGGGGACGGTGAGCGAGCATACGCATCATGCGGCGGGGAGCGCCGGTAGTCAGTGTGTGTCTTGCCATATGCCGAAGATCGAGCAAACGATCAAAGACAACTATGTGTCGGCGCATACGTTTCGGTTTATATCGCCGACTGAGACGGAGCAGTCGGGGATTCCGAATCCTTGTACCTCGTGTCATACGGATAAGTCGGCTGGCTGGGCGATAAATGAGCTGCGGGGGTGGAAGACGACTTCGCCTTGGCGGGTGGCGCAATAG